From Gopherus evgoodei ecotype Sinaloan lineage chromosome 15, rGopEvg1_v1.p, whole genome shotgun sequence, one genomic window encodes:
- the TMC6 gene encoding transmembrane channel-like protein 6 isoform X1 — MTQPVSFTLHVPESRDGASPDLSLCDESAVHNSFQQLLQEQSMEEPELELEELELQELTLGGRENLAAGHTEAWEEPESRREHPDFSSATLLILANMPSRTIGRSRGAIISQFYNRTVKLRRRSSRPPLRQVSRSARPSLRQYDLELDSGHAEQKDTHSLLVKELQSLSSSQRSHMLQAMPVCLAEKRSLRQELGGHRSTLRKPDKTRRPLSCCGQLKHVFLTGFRSLWDGFLSLLHSLQPWHHSLKQISGRFGSSVLSYFLFLKTLLMFNIFLFLTLLIFVVATQAAYPPATKNSRLFTGLELLTGAGSFTQTLMYYGYYSNFTLNDACTPVSSSCQPGRGHLPYNMPLAYVFTIGVSFFITCILLVYSMSRSFGESYRVGSTSGDFAIKVFCAWDYKVIQRRSVRLQNENIRTQLKELLGEQQSKSRPMSLCRKLGRMVVLSLAWAVSVGTVVGCIVAVYYFAEHMLKVHRDSRDEESSEAQQEALLLALPVVVSLMNLVMPYLYNLLAAWEKQESPALEVYVAIFRNLILKMIVLGLLCYHWLSRKMGYSTEDNCWETSVGQELYRFVVMDFVFTLLDTFLGELLWRLILEKRLMRKQRPEFDIARNVLELIYGQTLTWLGVLFCPLLPAVQILKLVLLFYIKKTSLMKNCQSPSKLWRASHMSTVFITLLCFPSFLGAAIFLSYTIWAVKPSIACGPFRMQETIYESGKTWIQELEKSSPNITWFTWIHQHLVENTFFLFFVSGVLLAVIYLHIQVVKGHRRIICLLKEQIAHEGEDKVFLIQKLQCIYGKQETCP; from the exons CCCAGATCTGAGCCTGTGCGATGAGAGCGCTGTCCACAAttccttccagcagctcctgcagGAGCAGAGCATGGAGGAGccggagctggagctggaggagctggagctgcaggagttGACCCTTGGGGGCAGAG AGAACCTGGCAGCTGGCCACACCGAGGCCTGGGAGGAGCCAGAGTCGAGGAGAGAGCACCCAGATTTCTCTTCAGCCACACTGTTGATCCTTGCCAACATGCCCAGCCGCACCATCG GGCGCAGCCGAGGAGCCATCATCTCACAGTTCTACAACCGCACAGTCAAGCTTCGCCGCCGGAGCAGCCGGCCGCCGCTGCGCCAGGTGTCCCGCTCTGCACGGCCCAGCCTGCGGCAGTACGACCTGGAGCTGGACTCTGGGCATGCGGAGCAGAAAG acacacacagcctgctggtgaaggagctgcagagcctctCAAGCAGCCAGAGGAGCCACATGCTGCAGGCGATGCCTGTGTGCCTGGCAGAGAAACGCAGCCTCAG GCAGGAGTTGGGTGGACACAGAAGCACCCTGAGGAAACCCGACAAGACCAGGAGGCCTTTGTCCTGCTGTGGCCAACTCAAACACGTCTTCCTCACA GGGTTCCGGAGTCTCTGGGATgggttcctctccctcctccactccctccaGCCCTGGCATCATTCCCTGAAGCAGATCAGTGGCCGCTTCGGCTCCAGTGTCTTGTCCTACTTCCTCTTCCTCAAGACGCTTCTCATGTTCAACATCTTCTTATTCCTGACCCTCTTGATCTTCGTGGTAGCCACGCAGGCTGCGTACCCCCCGGCCACCAAGAACAGCAGGCTCTTCACGGGGCTCGAGCTCCTGACTGGGGCG GGCTCCTTCACTCAGACTCTGATGTACTATGGCTACTACAGTAACTTCACCCTGAACGACGCCTGCACCCCTgttagcagcagctgccagcctggcagAGGCCATCTCCCATACAACATGCCTCTGGCCTACGTGTTCACTATTGGGGTCTCCTTCTTCATTACATGCATCCTGCTGGTGTACAG CATGTCCCGATCCTTTGGCGAGAGTTACCGCGTGGGCAGCACGTCAGGAGACTTTGCCATCAAAGTGTTCTGTGCCTGGGACTACAAGGTGATCCAGAGACGCTCTGTTAGGCTGCAGAACGAAAACATCCGGACACAGCTGAAG GAGCTGCTAGGAGAGCAGCAGTCTAAGTCCCGCCCAATGAGCCTGTGCAGGAAGCTGGGCAGGATGGTAGTTCTCAGTCTGGCCTGGGCAGTGTCCGTAGGCACCGTTGTAGGCTGTATCGTTGCAGTGTATTACTTCGCCGAACACATGCTCAAG GTGCACCGGGACAGTCGAGACGAGGAGAGCAGCGAGGCCCAGCAGGAAGCCCTCCTGCTGGCTCTGCCTGTGGTGGTGTCTCTGATGAACCTGGTGATGCCGTACCTGTATAACCTGCTGGCAGCCTGGGAGAAGCAGGAGTCTCCAGCGCTGGAGGTGTACGTGGCCATCTTCAG GAATTTGATTCTGAAGATGATTGTCCTGGGTCTGCTGTGTTATCACTGGCTGAGTCGGAAGATGGGATACTCCACGGAGGACAAT TGCTGGGAGACgtcagtggggcaggagctgtaCCGCTTTGTGGTGATGGATTTCGTGTTCACGCTCCTGGACACTTTCCTTGGGGAGCTGCTCTGGAG GCTCATCTTGGAGAAGAGGCTGATGAGGAAGCAGAGGCCTGAGTTTGACATTGCCCGGAACGTGCTGGAGCTGATCTATGGGCAGACCCTGACCTG gCTGGGGGTTCTCTtttgccccctcctcccagctgtCCAGATCCTCAAGCTGGTGCTCCTGTTCTACATCAAGAAG ACCAGCCTGATGAAGAACTGCCAGTCTCCCAGCAAGCTGTGGCGCGCATCTCACATGAGCACAGTCTTCATCACCCTCCTGTGCTTCCCCTCCTTCCTGGGCGCCGCCATCTTCCTCTCCTACACCATCTGGGC AGTGAAACCATCCATAGCGTGTGGCCCGTTCCGGATGCAGGAGACCATCTACGAGTCAGGGAAGACTTGGATTCAAGAGCTAGAGAAATCCAGCCCAAACATCACCTGGTTCACCTGGATCCACCAACACCTTGTGGAAAACACCTTCTTCCTGTTCTTTGTGTCTGGAGTCCTGCT AGCTGTGATCTACCTCCACATCCAGGTTGTGAAAGGCCATCGGAGAATCATCTGCCTGCTGAAGGAACAGATTGCCCAT GAAGGGGAGGATAAGGTATTTCTCATTCAGAAGCTTCAGTGCATTTATGGGAAGCAAGAGACCTGCCCCTGA
- the TMC6 gene encoding transmembrane channel-like protein 6 isoform X2 — protein MFRRAGTVPDLSLCDESAVHNSFQQLLQEQSMEEPELELEELELQELTLGGRENLAAGHTEAWEEPESRREHPDFSSATLLILANMPSRTIGRSRGAIISQFYNRTVKLRRRSSRPPLRQVSRSARPSLRQYDLELDSGHAEQKDTHSLLVKELQSLSSSQRSHMLQAMPVCLAEKRSLRQELGGHRSTLRKPDKTRRPLSCCGQLKHVFLTGFRSLWDGFLSLLHSLQPWHHSLKQISGRFGSSVLSYFLFLKTLLMFNIFLFLTLLIFVVATQAAYPPATKNSRLFTGLELLTGAGSFTQTLMYYGYYSNFTLNDACTPVSSSCQPGRGHLPYNMPLAYVFTIGVSFFITCILLVYSMSRSFGESYRVGSTSGDFAIKVFCAWDYKVIQRRSVRLQNENIRTQLKELLGEQQSKSRPMSLCRKLGRMVVLSLAWAVSVGTVVGCIVAVYYFAEHMLKVHRDSRDEESSEAQQEALLLALPVVVSLMNLVMPYLYNLLAAWEKQESPALEVYVAIFRNLILKMIVLGLLCYHWLSRKMGYSTEDNCWETSVGQELYRFVVMDFVFTLLDTFLGELLWRLILEKRLMRKQRPEFDIARNVLELIYGQTLTWLGVLFCPLLPAVQILKLVLLFYIKKTSLMKNCQSPSKLWRASHMSTVFITLLCFPSFLGAAIFLSYTIWAVKPSIACGPFRMQETIYESGKTWIQELEKSSPNITWFTWIHQHLVENTFFLFFVSGVLLAVIYLHIQVVKGHRRIICLLKEQIAHEGEDKVFLIQKLQCIYGKQETCP, from the exons ATCTGAGCCTGTGCGATGAGAGCGCTGTCCACAAttccttccagcagctcctgcagGAGCAGAGCATGGAGGAGccggagctggagctggaggagctggagctgcaggagttGACCCTTGGGGGCAGAG AGAACCTGGCAGCTGGCCACACCGAGGCCTGGGAGGAGCCAGAGTCGAGGAGAGAGCACCCAGATTTCTCTTCAGCCACACTGTTGATCCTTGCCAACATGCCCAGCCGCACCATCG GGCGCAGCCGAGGAGCCATCATCTCACAGTTCTACAACCGCACAGTCAAGCTTCGCCGCCGGAGCAGCCGGCCGCCGCTGCGCCAGGTGTCCCGCTCTGCACGGCCCAGCCTGCGGCAGTACGACCTGGAGCTGGACTCTGGGCATGCGGAGCAGAAAG acacacacagcctgctggtgaaggagctgcagagcctctCAAGCAGCCAGAGGAGCCACATGCTGCAGGCGATGCCTGTGTGCCTGGCAGAGAAACGCAGCCTCAG GCAGGAGTTGGGTGGACACAGAAGCACCCTGAGGAAACCCGACAAGACCAGGAGGCCTTTGTCCTGCTGTGGCCAACTCAAACACGTCTTCCTCACA GGGTTCCGGAGTCTCTGGGATgggttcctctccctcctccactccctccaGCCCTGGCATCATTCCCTGAAGCAGATCAGTGGCCGCTTCGGCTCCAGTGTCTTGTCCTACTTCCTCTTCCTCAAGACGCTTCTCATGTTCAACATCTTCTTATTCCTGACCCTCTTGATCTTCGTGGTAGCCACGCAGGCTGCGTACCCCCCGGCCACCAAGAACAGCAGGCTCTTCACGGGGCTCGAGCTCCTGACTGGGGCG GGCTCCTTCACTCAGACTCTGATGTACTATGGCTACTACAGTAACTTCACCCTGAACGACGCCTGCACCCCTgttagcagcagctgccagcctggcagAGGCCATCTCCCATACAACATGCCTCTGGCCTACGTGTTCACTATTGGGGTCTCCTTCTTCATTACATGCATCCTGCTGGTGTACAG CATGTCCCGATCCTTTGGCGAGAGTTACCGCGTGGGCAGCACGTCAGGAGACTTTGCCATCAAAGTGTTCTGTGCCTGGGACTACAAGGTGATCCAGAGACGCTCTGTTAGGCTGCAGAACGAAAACATCCGGACACAGCTGAAG GAGCTGCTAGGAGAGCAGCAGTCTAAGTCCCGCCCAATGAGCCTGTGCAGGAAGCTGGGCAGGATGGTAGTTCTCAGTCTGGCCTGGGCAGTGTCCGTAGGCACCGTTGTAGGCTGTATCGTTGCAGTGTATTACTTCGCCGAACACATGCTCAAG GTGCACCGGGACAGTCGAGACGAGGAGAGCAGCGAGGCCCAGCAGGAAGCCCTCCTGCTGGCTCTGCCTGTGGTGGTGTCTCTGATGAACCTGGTGATGCCGTACCTGTATAACCTGCTGGCAGCCTGGGAGAAGCAGGAGTCTCCAGCGCTGGAGGTGTACGTGGCCATCTTCAG GAATTTGATTCTGAAGATGATTGTCCTGGGTCTGCTGTGTTATCACTGGCTGAGTCGGAAGATGGGATACTCCACGGAGGACAAT TGCTGGGAGACgtcagtggggcaggagctgtaCCGCTTTGTGGTGATGGATTTCGTGTTCACGCTCCTGGACACTTTCCTTGGGGAGCTGCTCTGGAG GCTCATCTTGGAGAAGAGGCTGATGAGGAAGCAGAGGCCTGAGTTTGACATTGCCCGGAACGTGCTGGAGCTGATCTATGGGCAGACCCTGACCTG gCTGGGGGTTCTCTtttgccccctcctcccagctgtCCAGATCCTCAAGCTGGTGCTCCTGTTCTACATCAAGAAG ACCAGCCTGATGAAGAACTGCCAGTCTCCCAGCAAGCTGTGGCGCGCATCTCACATGAGCACAGTCTTCATCACCCTCCTGTGCTTCCCCTCCTTCCTGGGCGCCGCCATCTTCCTCTCCTACACCATCTGGGC AGTGAAACCATCCATAGCGTGTGGCCCGTTCCGGATGCAGGAGACCATCTACGAGTCAGGGAAGACTTGGATTCAAGAGCTAGAGAAATCCAGCCCAAACATCACCTGGTTCACCTGGATCCACCAACACCTTGTGGAAAACACCTTCTTCCTGTTCTTTGTGTCTGGAGTCCTGCT AGCTGTGATCTACCTCCACATCCAGGTTGTGAAAGGCCATCGGAGAATCATCTGCCTGCTGAAGGAACAGATTGCCCAT GAAGGGGAGGATAAGGTATTTCTCATTCAGAAGCTTCAGTGCATTTATGGGAAGCAAGAGACCTGCCCCTGA
- the TMC6 gene encoding transmembrane channel-like protein 6 isoform X3 has product MEEPELELEELELQELTLGGRENLAAGHTEAWEEPESRREHPDFSSATLLILANMPSRTIGRSRGAIISQFYNRTVKLRRRSSRPPLRQVSRSARPSLRQYDLELDSGHAEQKDTHSLLVKELQSLSSSQRSHMLQAMPVCLAEKRSLRQELGGHRSTLRKPDKTRRPLSCCGQLKHVFLTGFRSLWDGFLSLLHSLQPWHHSLKQISGRFGSSVLSYFLFLKTLLMFNIFLFLTLLIFVVATQAAYPPATKNSRLFTGLELLTGAGSFTQTLMYYGYYSNFTLNDACTPVSSSCQPGRGHLPYNMPLAYVFTIGVSFFITCILLVYSMSRSFGESYRVGSTSGDFAIKVFCAWDYKVIQRRSVRLQNENIRTQLKELLGEQQSKSRPMSLCRKLGRMVVLSLAWAVSVGTVVGCIVAVYYFAEHMLKVHRDSRDEESSEAQQEALLLALPVVVSLMNLVMPYLYNLLAAWEKQESPALEVYVAIFRNLILKMIVLGLLCYHWLSRKMGYSTEDNCWETSVGQELYRFVVMDFVFTLLDTFLGELLWRLILEKRLMRKQRPEFDIARNVLELIYGQTLTWLGVLFCPLLPAVQILKLVLLFYIKKTSLMKNCQSPSKLWRASHMSTVFITLLCFPSFLGAAIFLSYTIWAVKPSIACGPFRMQETIYESGKTWIQELEKSSPNITWFTWIHQHLVENTFFLFFVSGVLLAVIYLHIQVVKGHRRIICLLKEQIAHEGEDKVFLIQKLQCIYGKQETCP; this is encoded by the exons ATGGAGGAGccggagctggagctggaggagctggagctgcaggagttGACCCTTGGGGGCAGAG AGAACCTGGCAGCTGGCCACACCGAGGCCTGGGAGGAGCCAGAGTCGAGGAGAGAGCACCCAGATTTCTCTTCAGCCACACTGTTGATCCTTGCCAACATGCCCAGCCGCACCATCG GGCGCAGCCGAGGAGCCATCATCTCACAGTTCTACAACCGCACAGTCAAGCTTCGCCGCCGGAGCAGCCGGCCGCCGCTGCGCCAGGTGTCCCGCTCTGCACGGCCCAGCCTGCGGCAGTACGACCTGGAGCTGGACTCTGGGCATGCGGAGCAGAAAG acacacacagcctgctggtgaaggagctgcagagcctctCAAGCAGCCAGAGGAGCCACATGCTGCAGGCGATGCCTGTGTGCCTGGCAGAGAAACGCAGCCTCAG GCAGGAGTTGGGTGGACACAGAAGCACCCTGAGGAAACCCGACAAGACCAGGAGGCCTTTGTCCTGCTGTGGCCAACTCAAACACGTCTTCCTCACA GGGTTCCGGAGTCTCTGGGATgggttcctctccctcctccactccctccaGCCCTGGCATCATTCCCTGAAGCAGATCAGTGGCCGCTTCGGCTCCAGTGTCTTGTCCTACTTCCTCTTCCTCAAGACGCTTCTCATGTTCAACATCTTCTTATTCCTGACCCTCTTGATCTTCGTGGTAGCCACGCAGGCTGCGTACCCCCCGGCCACCAAGAACAGCAGGCTCTTCACGGGGCTCGAGCTCCTGACTGGGGCG GGCTCCTTCACTCAGACTCTGATGTACTATGGCTACTACAGTAACTTCACCCTGAACGACGCCTGCACCCCTgttagcagcagctgccagcctggcagAGGCCATCTCCCATACAACATGCCTCTGGCCTACGTGTTCACTATTGGGGTCTCCTTCTTCATTACATGCATCCTGCTGGTGTACAG CATGTCCCGATCCTTTGGCGAGAGTTACCGCGTGGGCAGCACGTCAGGAGACTTTGCCATCAAAGTGTTCTGTGCCTGGGACTACAAGGTGATCCAGAGACGCTCTGTTAGGCTGCAGAACGAAAACATCCGGACACAGCTGAAG GAGCTGCTAGGAGAGCAGCAGTCTAAGTCCCGCCCAATGAGCCTGTGCAGGAAGCTGGGCAGGATGGTAGTTCTCAGTCTGGCCTGGGCAGTGTCCGTAGGCACCGTTGTAGGCTGTATCGTTGCAGTGTATTACTTCGCCGAACACATGCTCAAG GTGCACCGGGACAGTCGAGACGAGGAGAGCAGCGAGGCCCAGCAGGAAGCCCTCCTGCTGGCTCTGCCTGTGGTGGTGTCTCTGATGAACCTGGTGATGCCGTACCTGTATAACCTGCTGGCAGCCTGGGAGAAGCAGGAGTCTCCAGCGCTGGAGGTGTACGTGGCCATCTTCAG GAATTTGATTCTGAAGATGATTGTCCTGGGTCTGCTGTGTTATCACTGGCTGAGTCGGAAGATGGGATACTCCACGGAGGACAAT TGCTGGGAGACgtcagtggggcaggagctgtaCCGCTTTGTGGTGATGGATTTCGTGTTCACGCTCCTGGACACTTTCCTTGGGGAGCTGCTCTGGAG GCTCATCTTGGAGAAGAGGCTGATGAGGAAGCAGAGGCCTGAGTTTGACATTGCCCGGAACGTGCTGGAGCTGATCTATGGGCAGACCCTGACCTG gCTGGGGGTTCTCTtttgccccctcctcccagctgtCCAGATCCTCAAGCTGGTGCTCCTGTTCTACATCAAGAAG ACCAGCCTGATGAAGAACTGCCAGTCTCCCAGCAAGCTGTGGCGCGCATCTCACATGAGCACAGTCTTCATCACCCTCCTGTGCTTCCCCTCCTTCCTGGGCGCCGCCATCTTCCTCTCCTACACCATCTGGGC AGTGAAACCATCCATAGCGTGTGGCCCGTTCCGGATGCAGGAGACCATCTACGAGTCAGGGAAGACTTGGATTCAAGAGCTAGAGAAATCCAGCCCAAACATCACCTGGTTCACCTGGATCCACCAACACCTTGTGGAAAACACCTTCTTCCTGTTCTTTGTGTCTGGAGTCCTGCT AGCTGTGATCTACCTCCACATCCAGGTTGTGAAAGGCCATCGGAGAATCATCTGCCTGCTGAAGGAACAGATTGCCCAT GAAGGGGAGGATAAGGTATTTCTCATTCAGAAGCTTCAGTGCATTTATGGGAAGCAAGAGACCTGCCCCTGA